A stretch of Spirosoma oryzicola DNA encodes these proteins:
- a CDS encoding CHC2 zinc finger domain-containing protein: MITQELIQQLCQISITDYLASKGILPVLKRGQEFAYLSPLRDEKTPSFFVHPVKNVWNDFGGDRGNLVRLVRQLEQCDFVTAIQTLQQFTYQPPATLFSFDDPVANKTLNEKESIIAVKLHDNPALVPYSAQRRISYPIARKYLRDVYYQSIYKRLFAVGFENDKGGFALRNQWTDKDKNVREIKRNIGPSWFTTIAGKHQRVVNVFEGFFDFLTALDYYQVSEPNCTTIVLNSTSNLDVALPLLTQFAQINAYLDNDQAGSTALAKIQASGVSVVDRSTLYQGYKDFNEFWINREVPKI, from the coding sequence ATGATTACGCAAGAACTGATTCAACAACTGTGTCAGATATCCATTACGGACTACCTGGCGAGTAAGGGTATTCTGCCTGTTCTTAAGCGCGGACAGGAGTTTGCTTACCTGTCTCCCCTGCGGGATGAGAAAACACCTTCCTTCTTCGTGCATCCGGTCAAGAACGTATGGAATGACTTTGGGGGCGACCGGGGGAATCTGGTTCGTCTGGTTCGCCAACTTGAACAATGTGATTTCGTGACCGCGATTCAAACGCTACAACAATTTACCTACCAACCACCAGCAACTCTATTTTCCTTCGACGACCCAGTAGCCAACAAGACTCTGAACGAAAAGGAATCAATCATTGCCGTTAAGCTGCACGACAATCCGGCTTTAGTCCCCTACAGTGCTCAGCGTCGCATCAGCTACCCCATAGCCCGCAAATACCTGCGTGATGTCTATTATCAATCCATCTACAAACGCCTGTTTGCCGTGGGCTTTGAGAATGACAAAGGCGGCTTTGCGCTGCGCAACCAATGGACCGACAAAGACAAAAACGTTCGTGAAATCAAGCGTAATATTGGCCCCTCCTGGTTCACAACCATTGCGGGCAAACATCAGCGAGTGGTCAACGTGTTCGAAGGTTTTTTTGACTTCCTAACGGCGCTGGACTATTACCAGGTAAGCGAACCGAACTGCACGACGATTGTGCTCAACTCAACCAGTAATCTCGATGTCGCCCTACCCCTGCTTACTCAGTTCGCTCAAATCAACGCCTATCTCGACAATGACCAAGCCGGTAGCACGGCCTTAGCCAAGATCCAGGCATCAGGTGTATCGGTTGTAGACCGTTCAACGCTCTATCAAGGCTATAAAGACTTCAATGAGTTCTGGATAAACCGGGAAGTTCCTAAAATTTGA